Proteins encoded by one window of Salmonirosea aquatica:
- a CDS encoding thioredoxin family protein encodes MIRLFVGAVLAITLIFIFTALRSETVVPRVKPAKIEWLTVEQAFALNQNQPRKILIDVYTDWCGWCKVMDRETYTDPKVVEYINKNYYPVKFNAEQREEVTLGGQKFKFVPQGNGGVHEFAASLLQNKLSYPSTVFLDEKLQMIQPLPGYLKAKEFLEIITFFGGDFYKSVPFEKFKTETYPQQFGSE; translated from the coding sequence ATGATACGCTTATTCGTCGGTGCCGTTCTGGCCATCACCTTGATCTTTATCTTCACCGCTTTACGTTCTGAAACGGTGGTACCCCGGGTGAAACCTGCCAAAATCGAGTGGCTGACCGTAGAACAGGCTTTTGCTCTGAATCAGAATCAGCCGCGTAAGATACTCATCGATGTGTACACCGACTGGTGTGGCTGGTGCAAAGTCATGGATCGTGAAACCTACACCGATCCTAAGGTAGTGGAGTATATCAACAAAAATTACTACCCCGTGAAGTTCAACGCCGAACAGCGCGAGGAAGTAACGCTGGGAGGACAGAAATTCAAGTTCGTGCCGCAGGGCAACGGTGGTGTGCACGAGTTCGCAGCCAGCCTTTTACAAAACAAACTCAGCTACCCCAGCACGGTTTTTCTGGACGAAAAACTGCAAATGATCCAGCCCCTCCCCGGCTATCTGAAAGCCAAAGAATTCCTTGAGATCATCACGTTCTTCGGGGGGGATTTTTACAAAAGTGTTCCATTCGAGAAATTCAAGACAGAGACCTATCCGCAGCAGTTCGGAAGTGAATAA
- a CDS encoding tetratricopeptide repeat-containing sensor histidine kinase, whose amino-acid sequence MNKLSPFLGYLLLFATYSTAPAQVPDTVARLPNDSVRALAIGKLAVDNAVEKRDFAAADYLLSQARKSNSKLKSEFVQARLLRDAGIIEQAREDNPSAIRHLQKAYEGFKKLKNPKMQVDALTRLEQVYFNEDEFQLAEKYALQALGIFQENPTLPLGMLGDCYNELSNIYGEKGDQPKSLKYINLARATYEKAGEEQSVQTANFNSSIVLRKMGRFKESVARLKEVEAYAVRTKNDYYLVHVYMNLGKGFMKLDKYAEALEVNTKALEMVQADKSLNEFSILQEIHTNFHEMYAALNDYKPAYEHFKLAEQYGDSLTDLEKKREIARLETQFATRQKEEKIEELGDDNQAKQQQLLILAIFVAGMAALLIGLVWQYLRLRRSRATISAQSEQLKLLMRELHHRVKNNLAIVSSLLKLQSNRIEDQSAAKAVREGQQRVEAMSLIHQRLYQTDDRLTSINMREYVVDLTENLMLAYGYSLDNFDLRIDIEQEELDVDLAIPVGLILNELLTNSFKYAYQHVQIPMLSVSLTGKQGVTLEIKDNGPGINELQWKQKGGSFGKRLIKNLSEQTGGEYQICTDNGTCYKLHIDEQALRKVA is encoded by the coding sequence ATGAATAAACTTTCCCCATTTCTGGGGTACCTACTGCTCTTTGCAACCTACTCAACTGCCCCGGCCCAGGTACCTGATACTGTGGCCCGTCTCCCGAATGATTCGGTACGGGCATTGGCTATCGGTAAATTAGCGGTTGACAACGCCGTAGAGAAACGAGATTTTGCCGCCGCCGATTACCTGCTGTCGCAGGCCCGAAAAAGCAATAGTAAGCTGAAGTCCGAGTTTGTGCAGGCCCGACTTCTGCGCGATGCCGGCATCATCGAGCAGGCCCGCGAGGATAATCCATCCGCTATCCGGCACCTGCAGAAAGCCTACGAGGGGTTCAAGAAGCTTAAGAACCCCAAGATGCAGGTAGACGCCCTCACGCGCCTGGAACAGGTCTATTTCAACGAAGACGAATTTCAACTGGCCGAGAAATACGCCTTGCAGGCGCTGGGCATTTTTCAGGAAAATCCTACGCTGCCCCTCGGGATGCTGGGTGACTGTTACAACGAACTTTCGAACATCTACGGCGAAAAAGGCGATCAGCCCAAATCGCTCAAATACATTAACCTGGCGCGCGCGACTTATGAAAAAGCCGGAGAAGAGCAATCGGTTCAAACGGCGAATTTTAACTCGTCGATCGTTCTTCGTAAGATGGGACGTTTCAAGGAATCTGTCGCGCGGTTAAAAGAAGTGGAGGCCTACGCTGTTCGCACAAAAAACGACTATTATCTCGTGCATGTGTACATGAATCTGGGCAAAGGGTTTATGAAATTAGATAAGTACGCCGAAGCATTAGAGGTGAATACCAAAGCCCTCGAAATGGTACAGGCCGATAAGTCGCTGAATGAATTCAGCATCTTACAAGAAATTCACACGAATTTCCATGAAATGTATGCCGCCCTGAACGATTACAAACCGGCCTACGAGCATTTCAAGCTGGCCGAGCAATACGGCGACAGTCTGACCGATCTTGAGAAAAAACGGGAAATCGCCCGCCTTGAAACGCAGTTTGCCACCCGGCAGAAAGAAGAAAAAATTGAAGAACTCGGCGACGATAACCAGGCCAAGCAGCAGCAGCTTTTGATTCTGGCAATTTTTGTGGCGGGTATGGCGGCACTTCTGATTGGGTTGGTGTGGCAGTACCTTCGCTTGCGACGCAGTCGGGCAACTATTAGTGCGCAATCGGAGCAACTGAAACTGCTGATGAGAGAACTGCACCACCGGGTGAAAAACAACCTGGCTATCGTGTCGAGCCTACTCAAGCTACAGTCCAACCGCATCGAAGATCAGTCGGCGGCCAAGGCGGTGCGCGAAGGGCAGCAGCGCGTCGAAGCCATGTCGCTCATCCACCAACGCCTCTACCAGACCGACGACCGGCTTACTTCGATCAACATGCGGGAGTATGTCGTGGATCTGACCGAAAACCTGATGCTGGCCTATGGGTACTCGCTGGACAATTTTGACCTAAGGATCGATATTGAACAGGAGGAACTGGATGTGGATCTGGCGATTCCGGTCGGTCTGATCCTGAATGAGCTGCTTACCAATTCGTTCAAATATGCCTATCAGCACGTGCAGATTCCGATGCTTTCCGTATCGCTTACCGGAAAGCAAGGGGTTACGCTGGAAATCAAAGACAATGGTCCGGGAATCAACGAATTGCAGTGGAAGCAAAAAGGAGGTTCGTTTGGGAAACGACTCATCAAGAATCTGAGTGAACAAACCGGCGGCGAGTACCAGATATGCACGGACAATGGTACCTGTTACAAACTGCACATCGACGAGCAGGCGCTTCGGAAAGTGGCTTAA
- a CDS encoding response regulator gives MSIRILLVEDEAILAMEMSETLENEGYEVVGTANNGRHALEIFHQEPVDLLICDINIKGDWDGIETVQRLIAVRPVPVIYMTALSDRDTIERAKSTYPAAYIPKPYNLTSLRISIEMAINNFALRSLTPAAETGDYSRGPTLESRESPTRDSILRVDDHIFVKSNYRFIKITLSDILYMEADNNHTVIQASQQKLAIRQSLSAILERLAMPRLVRTHRSFAVNLDRVDSFNDYEVRVGEFDIPLGRNYKESFLRYFDFR, from the coding sequence ATGTCCATTCGTATTTTGCTTGTTGAAGATGAAGCCATTCTGGCAATGGAGATGAGTGAAACCCTGGAAAACGAAGGATACGAAGTGGTAGGAACGGCTAACAATGGGCGCCATGCCCTGGAAATCTTTCATCAGGAGCCCGTCGACCTGCTGATTTGCGACATCAACATCAAGGGCGATTGGGATGGCATCGAAACCGTGCAGCGCCTGATTGCCGTGCGGCCCGTGCCGGTCATCTACATGACTGCGCTTTCTGACCGCGATACCATCGAGCGTGCTAAAAGTACCTATCCGGCCGCCTATATTCCCAAACCCTACAATCTGACAAGTCTGCGCATTTCCATTGAAATGGCCATCAATAATTTTGCGCTACGCAGTCTCACGCCCGCGGCCGAAACGGGTGACTACAGCCGAGGCCCAACGTTAGAAAGCCGCGAAAGCCCAACGCGTGACTCCATTCTACGGGTCGACGATCATATTTTTGTCAAAAGCAACTACCGCTTTATAAAAATCACGCTGAGTGATATTCTGTACATGGAGGCGGACAACAATCATACGGTGATTCAGGCCAGCCAGCAGAAACTAGCCATCCGGCAGTCGCTGAGCGCGATTTTGGAGCGCCTGGCCATGCCCCGCCTGGTCCGTACGCACCGTTCCTTTGCCGTGAATCTCGACCGTGTCGACTCATTCAACGATTATGAAGTTCGGGTAGGGGAGTTTGATATTCCCTTGGGACGAAATTATAAGGAATCCTTTCTGCGCTATTTTGACTTTCGGTAA
- the prfA gene encoding peptide chain release factor 1 — MQDKLEALKERFHEVGQQIIQPEVVMDAQRYSKLSKEYKDLERIVTQYDAYQKLLKDIAGAKELITTEKDEEMREMAKEELNELQPQKEVLEKAIKEMLIPKDPNDSRNSILEVRAGTGGDEAAIFAGDLFRMYQRFCEKMNWRLSILDFTEGTNGGYKEIVAKVEGEDVYGKLKFESGVHRVQRVPATESQGRVHTSAATVAVLPEAEEVDVEINMNDVRVDTFNSSGAGGQSVNTTYSAVRLTHIPSGLVVSCQDERSQLKNKAKALEVLRARLYEIELKKHNDAISSQRLSMVGTGDRSDKIRTYNYPQSRVTDHRIGYTVYNLPTVMEGEIGDFIEQLRIAENAERMQEGETA, encoded by the coding sequence ATGCAGGATAAATTAGAAGCTTTAAAGGAGCGCTTTCACGAGGTAGGGCAGCAGATCATTCAGCCCGAGGTGGTCATGGACGCGCAGCGTTATTCCAAACTCAGCAAAGAGTACAAAGACCTGGAGCGGATCGTGACGCAGTACGACGCCTACCAGAAACTCCTCAAAGACATCGCCGGAGCCAAGGAACTCATCACCACCGAGAAGGACGAAGAGATGCGCGAAATGGCCAAGGAAGAACTCAACGAACTGCAACCGCAGAAAGAGGTGCTGGAAAAGGCCATCAAGGAAATGCTGATTCCCAAAGATCCGAACGACAGCCGCAATAGTATTCTGGAAGTACGGGCGGGTACCGGAGGCGATGAAGCGGCCATTTTTGCGGGCGACCTCTTCCGCATGTACCAGCGGTTTTGCGAGAAAATGAACTGGCGGCTGTCCATCCTGGATTTCACCGAAGGTACCAACGGCGGCTATAAGGAAATTGTGGCCAAAGTAGAGGGCGAGGACGTGTATGGCAAGCTTAAGTTCGAGTCGGGCGTGCACCGCGTGCAGCGGGTACCTGCCACCGAATCACAAGGCCGCGTGCATACTTCGGCCGCCACGGTAGCCGTACTGCCCGAGGCCGAAGAGGTGGATGTAGAAATCAACATGAACGATGTGCGCGTGGATACCTTCAACTCCTCGGGTGCGGGTGGACAATCGGTGAACACGACCTACTCGGCCGTGCGGCTCACACACATTCCGTCGGGGTTGGTGGTGAGTTGCCAGGATGAGCGTTCGCAGCTCAAAAACAAAGCCAAGGCCCTGGAAGTGTTGCGCGCACGCCTTTACGAAATAGAACTCAAAAAGCACAACGACGCCATCAGTTCGCAGCGGCTATCGATGGTCGGCACCGGCGACCGCTCCGACAAGATCCGTACCTACAACTACCCCCAGAGCCGCGTGACCGACCACCGGATCGGCTACACGGTCTATAACCTACCTACCGTGATGGAAGGTGAGATTGGCGATTTTATTGAGCAACTCCGCATTGCTGAAAACGCCGAACGGATGCAGGAAGGAGAAACGGCTTAG
- a CDS encoding xylulokinase: MYFLGFDVGSSSVKACLLAADTGQVVASAFFPETEMPMDAPQPGYAEQQPEQWWQNACLASRAVMQKAGIAPADVKAIGISYQMHGLVVVDKEMNVLRPAIIWCDSRAVAVGNAALEAMGPEVALPHLLNSPGNFTASKLAWVKQNEPAVYAKVHKFMLPGDYLAARMTNEVATTPSGLSEGIFWDFLDEQPAGFLLDYFGFDADLLPQVFPTFGDQGELTTQAAEALGLAQGTPVTYRAGDQPNNAFSLNVLEPGEVAATAGTSGVVYGVSDQSKFDVESRVNTFLHVNHVLGTPRYGVLLCVNGTGIVNSWLRNTILQRRMSYADMNDLAAQAPIGSDGLLCLPFGNGAERMLCNADPGANFEGLQFNRHGLSHLVRASQEGIVFALYYGMQLMETLGVSLKNIRAGEANMFLSPIFRETFASISGATVELYNTDGAQGAARGAGMGLGYYKNREETFVGLTATHTIEPDTAQAERYQQAYGRWKDSLRVG, translated from the coding sequence ATGTATTTCCTTGGATTTGATGTGGGCAGTTCATCTGTGAAAGCCTGCCTGCTGGCCGCCGATACGGGCCAGGTTGTAGCTTCGGCTTTTTTTCCCGAAACCGAAATGCCGATGGACGCCCCGCAGCCCGGCTACGCCGAGCAGCAGCCCGAGCAGTGGTGGCAAAACGCCTGCCTGGCTTCCCGGGCCGTCATGCAGAAAGCCGGAATCGCCCCTGCCGATGTAAAAGCCATCGGGATTTCGTACCAGATGCACGGCCTGGTGGTGGTGGATAAAGAAATGAATGTACTGCGGCCGGCCATCATCTGGTGCGACAGCCGGGCCGTTGCCGTGGGCAATGCCGCCCTGGAAGCCATGGGACCCGAAGTGGCTCTGCCGCACTTGCTGAATTCGCCCGGCAATTTTACGGCTTCCAAGCTGGCGTGGGTCAAGCAGAACGAACCGGCGGTATACGCCAAAGTTCATAAATTCATGCTACCCGGCGACTATCTGGCCGCTCGCATGACGAATGAAGTAGCTACTACGCCTTCGGGTTTGTCGGAAGGGATTTTCTGGGATTTTCTGGACGAGCAACCCGCTGGCTTCCTGCTGGATTACTTCGGTTTTGACGCTGACCTGCTCCCCCAGGTGTTTCCTACCTTTGGTGATCAGGGGGAGCTCACGACTCAGGCCGCCGAAGCCCTGGGCCTGGCGCAAGGTACCCCCGTCACGTACCGGGCGGGAGATCAGCCCAACAACGCTTTCTCGCTCAATGTACTCGAACCGGGCGAAGTCGCCGCCACGGCAGGTACCTCGGGCGTAGTCTACGGCGTGAGCGACCAGTCCAAATTCGACGTGGAGTCGCGCGTGAATACCTTCCTGCACGTCAACCACGTGCTGGGTACCCCCCGCTACGGGGTGCTGCTGTGCGTCAATGGTACGGGTATTGTCAATAGCTGGCTGCGGAACACCATCCTGCAACGGCGTATGTCCTACGCCGATATGAACGACCTGGCCGCCCAGGCCCCTATTGGTTCCGACGGACTCCTGTGTCTGCCCTTCGGCAACGGAGCCGAGCGGATGCTCTGCAATGCCGATCCCGGTGCCAATTTTGAAGGTTTGCAATTCAACCGCCACGGCCTGAGCCACCTGGTTCGGGCTTCGCAGGAAGGCATCGTCTTTGCCTTATACTACGGCATGCAGCTCATGGAAACGCTGGGCGTGTCGCTCAAAAATATTCGCGCTGGTGAGGCGAATATGTTCCTGAGTCCTATTTTCCGTGAAACCTTCGCCAGCATCTCGGGCGCGACGGTGGAGCTATACAACACCGATGGTGCCCAGGGCGCGGCCCGCGGCGCGGGCATGGGGCTGGGCTATTACAAAAACCGGGAAGAGACGTTTGTGGGGCTGACGGCTACGCATACCATCGAACCGGATACCGCGCAGGCCGAACGGTACCAGCAGGCCTACGGGCGTTGGAAGGATTCACTGAGAGTTGGGTAG
- a CDS encoding endonuclease/exonuclease/phosphatase family protein: MKTSIVFLFLSLCVMQGTFSQSNTPINVATYNLRYNTPNDGVNAWPNRKEMVKSLIQFHEFDLFGTQEALRGQLDDVAELKEFAFLGKGRDDGKQAGEHSAIFYRKDRFKVLDSGDFWLSETPDVPGKGWDAVCCNRICSWAKFQDLKTKKQFYLFSVHFDHQGVKARQESGKLMVKKIKEIAKSTPAICVGDFNSTPETEQIKAMQTLLQDAHNVTKQPPYGPEGTFNSFKFDAPMNNRIDYIFVSKDFDVLKYGVLTDAKEQRYPSDHQPVIAKVILR; the protein is encoded by the coding sequence ATGAAAACCAGTATTGTATTCCTGTTCCTAAGCCTCTGCGTCATGCAGGGTACCTTTTCTCAAAGTAATACGCCCATCAACGTAGCCACCTACAACCTCCGCTACAATACCCCCAACGATGGCGTGAATGCCTGGCCCAACCGCAAGGAAATGGTGAAGTCGCTGATTCAGTTTCACGAGTTTGATCTCTTTGGTACCCAGGAAGCCCTGCGCGGGCAGCTGGACGATGTGGCCGAACTGAAAGAGTTTGCGTTTCTGGGCAAGGGCCGCGACGATGGCAAGCAGGCAGGCGAGCACTCGGCGATTTTTTACCGCAAAGACCGCTTCAAGGTACTTGATTCCGGCGATTTCTGGCTGAGCGAAACCCCCGACGTACCCGGCAAGGGCTGGGATGCTGTCTGCTGCAACCGGATTTGTTCCTGGGCCAAGTTTCAGGATTTGAAAACGAAGAAGCAGTTTTACTTATTCAGCGTCCACTTCGACCATCAGGGCGTGAAGGCCCGGCAGGAATCCGGCAAATTAATGGTAAAGAAAATCAAAGAAATTGCCAAAAGTACCCCCGCCATTTGCGTGGGTGACTTCAACTCCACGCCCGAAACGGAACAGATCAAAGCCATGCAAACCCTGCTACAGGATGCCCACAATGTGACCAAGCAGCCGCCTTACGGCCCAGAGGGTACCTTCAATAGCTTCAAGTTTGACGCCCCGATGAACAATCGCATCGACTACATTTTTGTGAGCAAAGACTTTGATGTCTTGAAATACGGCGTTTTGACCGACGCCAAAGAGCAAAGGTACCCCTCAGATCATCAACCTGTGATAGCGAAGGTGATCTTGAGGTAA
- a CDS encoding YybH family protein, whose product MMKKLISSMLFVGIATISQAQTTAKAQADEAAVRKIEELSVIAMNTQDTLFMHQYVSPDYVVMNPNQKIHGFEGLIELLALWKKSNAAMKGTPPHIEHVIDKITINQDIAIVMGQDVPDATATTPDGKPLNKRAYTNIYRRYKKSWQLIARQNSTICQ is encoded by the coding sequence ATGATGAAAAAACTTATTAGCTCTATGCTTTTTGTAGGCATTGCTACAATTAGTCAAGCTCAAACCACTGCGAAAGCCCAGGCCGACGAAGCCGCTGTTCGCAAGATAGAAGAACTTAGCGTGATAGCGATGAATACACAGGATACGCTTTTTATGCATCAATATGTTTCGCCCGACTATGTGGTAATGAACCCAAATCAAAAAATTCATGGGTTTGAGGGGCTTATAGAGCTTTTGGCCCTGTGGAAAAAAAGCAATGCAGCGATGAAAGGAACACCTCCGCACATTGAACACGTTATCGATAAAATAACCATCAACCAGGATATTGCAATTGTAATGGGACAGGATGTACCTGATGCAACAGCCACCACGCCTGACGGCAAGCCGTTGAACAAAAGAGCTTATACCAATATTTACAGACGATATAAAAAATCGTGGCAATTAATAGCACGACAAAACAGTACTATTTGTCAGTAG
- a CDS encoding helix-turn-helix domain-containing protein, whose protein sequence is MYQLLKKTPHPALKQLVREYWYLFTSIGNPNPLSNTPTPEEAIYFYPKNKPAVFLDGEFSKTPDTVIIRQQTERVDMLIPNDYLMFKIIFKTGGFHRLFDIPLSVFSNGHVETVCVLGNSIKELNEQIINSTSFEEMVLYAEKYLMNKVSNLRIKQQPIDFVINQAHLYQYSLDQLASDACLSNRQFERNFLARTGVTPKMYQRILKFNQAMKLKKEESNQTWTNITHSVGYFDQMHLLRDFKQFTNTVPTTFDFDNAIIY, encoded by the coding sequence ATGTACCAGCTACTTAAAAAAACGCCGCACCCGGCTCTGAAACAGTTGGTTAGAGAATACTGGTATTTGTTCACATCGATAGGTAATCCAAACCCGCTTTCTAACACTCCAACCCCAGAGGAAGCCATTTATTTTTATCCAAAAAACAAACCTGCAGTATTTTTAGACGGAGAATTCAGCAAAACACCTGATACGGTTATCATTCGTCAACAAACCGAAAGGGTCGATATGCTTATTCCAAATGATTATTTGATGTTCAAAATCATTTTTAAAACGGGTGGCTTTCATCGTTTATTTGATATTCCGTTATCGGTGTTTTCCAACGGGCATGTTGAAACGGTTTGTGTCTTGGGAAACTCTATCAAAGAATTAAATGAGCAAATAATCAATTCAACAAGTTTTGAAGAAATGGTTTTATATGCTGAAAAGTATTTGATGAATAAGGTTTCTAATCTCAGGATAAAGCAACAGCCTATCGATTTTGTAATCAACCAGGCTCATTTATATCAATATTCGCTGGACCAATTAGCTTCTGATGCTTGTTTGAGCAACCGCCAATTTGAAAGGAATTTTCTTGCCAGAACCGGAGTAACCCCCAAAATGTACCAAAGGATTTTGAAGTTTAACCAGGCTATGAAGTTAAAAAAAGAAGAATCCAATCAAACCTGGACTAACATTACCCATTCAGTTGGCTATTTTGATCAAATGCATTTGTTGCGGGATTTTAAGCAATTTACAAACACCGTTCCTACCACATTTGACTTTGACAATGCCATCATTTATTAA
- a CDS encoding BNR-4 repeat-containing protein, producing the protein MKFLLTSFLFLFSVGITFSQNTETQPSRNNQQADGYKGIWFTLGQFSEYGDKYSGGLGTYTAKHIPLAIYAPKVNKTFFVYGGTTGEQDRYLLCMIGSYDHKKKTVSRPTVVYDKKGVDDPHDNPSLAMDDQGYLWVFVSGRNTSRPGFKYRSKQPYSIDGFDQITQEIMTYPQPKYIPGKGFLHLFTKYTGVRELYFETSPDGVTWTEDRKLADMKRPEDKNSGHYQVSGQLGDKVVTFFNWHPNGDVDKRTNLYYLQTTDMGKTWTTADGKEIAVPVTDVASPTLVKEFFSQGQNVYVKDVNFDEQGYPIALYLSGPGHQPGPKNGLRQWAIAHWNGTAWENHPVTTSDHNYDMGSLFVKGNTWMVVAPTENTPQPWGGGGEVVQWKSTDQGKTWTRAKQITHNSPRNHNYIRKVVDGHDPFFYFWADGDPGKLSPSHMYFGDSKGTVWELPYTMTKETAKPKEVK; encoded by the coding sequence ATGAAATTCCTGCTTACCAGCTTCCTGTTTCTATTCAGTGTGGGAATCACCTTTTCCCAGAATACAGAAACCCAACCCAGCCGTAACAACCAGCAAGCCGACGGCTACAAGGGAATTTGGTTCACGCTGGGGCAATTCTCCGAGTACGGCGACAAGTACTCGGGCGGTTTGGGTACCTACACCGCCAAGCATATTCCGCTGGCTATCTACGCGCCGAAGGTGAACAAAACCTTCTTCGTGTACGGAGGTACCACCGGCGAGCAGGACCGCTACCTGCTGTGTATGATTGGCAGCTACGACCATAAAAAAAAGACGGTTTCGCGCCCTACGGTAGTGTACGACAAAAAAGGCGTGGACGATCCGCACGACAACCCCAGCCTCGCCATGGACGACCAGGGGTACCTTTGGGTATTCGTGAGTGGCCGCAACACCAGTCGCCCCGGTTTCAAGTACCGCAGCAAGCAGCCGTACAGCATCGACGGTTTCGATCAGATCACTCAGGAAATCATGACCTACCCCCAGCCGAAGTACATTCCGGGCAAGGGTTTCCTGCACCTGTTTACCAAGTACACCGGTGTGCGGGAGCTGTACTTTGAAACCAGCCCCGACGGCGTCACCTGGACCGAAGACCGGAAACTGGCGGACATGAAACGCCCCGAAGACAAAAATAGCGGCCACTACCAGGTCAGCGGGCAATTGGGCGACAAGGTCGTTACTTTCTTCAACTGGCATCCCAACGGCGACGTGGACAAACGGACCAACCTATACTACCTGCAAACTACCGATATGGGTAAAACCTGGACGACGGCGGACGGCAAAGAAATAGCCGTTCCCGTAACCGATGTAGCCTCGCCGACGCTGGTAAAGGAGTTTTTCAGCCAGGGACAAAACGTGTACGTCAAGGATGTGAATTTTGATGAGCAAGGGTACCCCATCGCCCTGTACCTATCCGGCCCTGGTCATCAGCCCGGCCCCAAAAATGGCCTGCGCCAGTGGGCGATAGCGCATTGGAATGGCACCGCCTGGGAAAACCACCCCGTAACGACCTCCGACCACAACTACGACATGGGTAGTTTGTTTGTAAAAGGGAATACCTGGATGGTAGTAGCGCCCACCGAAAACACGCCCCAACCCTGGGGCGGCGGCGGCGAAGTAGTACAATGGAAAAGTACCGACCAGGGCAAAACCTGGACGCGTGCCAAACAAATTACCCACAACAGCCCCCGCAACCACAACTACATCCGGAAAGTGGTGGATGGCCACGATCCTTTCTTCTACTTCTGGGCCGACGGCGATCCCGGCAAACTCAGCCCCTCACACATGTACTTTGGCGATAGCAAGGGTACCGTATGGGAATTGCCCTACACGATGACGAAAGAGACGGCTAAGCCGAAGGAGGTAAAGTAA
- a CDS encoding sugar phosphate isomerase/epimerase family protein translates to MQNNPSRRDFIQKAALTAGALPFLSFSDTSASSVAALPPIIVFSKHLQFLDYQEMAEKAKEIGFDGIDLTVRPGGHVLPERVKTDLPKAVEAIKKAGLQPLMMTTAVEDAQGTDEVVLRTAAEQGIKYYRMNWYKYNENESMPASLEKFQKQVAALSQLNSKLGLIGCYQNHAGKLIGASVWELYQLLQKANTEYMGLQYDIRHATVEGGMSWENGLRLLHSYIKVLAIKDFVWAQEKGKYVVKNVPLGEGMVDFTIYFQLLKKYGVQVPISMHYEYDLGGAEHGSKTPSVDKQVIYDAMKRDLKKVKELWTQA, encoded by the coding sequence ATGCAAAACAATCCTTCCAGGCGTGACTTTATCCAGAAAGCAGCTCTCACCGCGGGTGCGCTGCCCTTTTTGTCCTTTTCTGATACCTCTGCCTCATCAGTGGCTGCCCTACCGCCCATTATTGTTTTTTCCAAGCACCTGCAATTTCTGGATTACCAGGAAATGGCCGAAAAAGCAAAGGAAATTGGCTTCGATGGCATCGATCTGACCGTCAGGCCGGGCGGGCACGTGCTGCCCGAGCGCGTAAAAACCGACCTGCCCAAAGCCGTGGAAGCGATCAAAAAAGCGGGTCTGCAACCCCTGATGATGACTACCGCGGTGGAAGACGCCCAAGGTACCGACGAAGTGGTACTGCGCACCGCCGCCGAACAGGGCATCAAGTACTACCGCATGAACTGGTACAAGTACAACGAAAATGAATCCATGCCCGCTTCACTCGAAAAGTTTCAGAAGCAGGTAGCTGCCCTGAGTCAGCTCAACAGCAAGCTGGGGCTGATCGGCTGTTACCAGAATCATGCCGGCAAACTCATCGGCGCGTCGGTCTGGGAGTTGTATCAGCTATTGCAAAAAGCCAACACCGAATACATGGGCCTGCAATACGACATCCGCCACGCCACCGTGGAGGGCGGTATGTCGTGGGAAAATGGGTTACGTCTTCTACATTCTTATATTAAAGTACTGGCCATCAAGGATTTTGTGTGGGCGCAGGAAAAAGGAAAGTACGTAGTGAAAAACGTTCCGCTGGGTGAGGGTATGGTCGATTTTACTATCTACTTCCAACTGTTGAAAAAGTATGGCGTGCAGGTACCCATCTCGATGCACTATGAGTACGACCTGGGCGGAGCCGAGCACGGCTCCAAAACACCTTCGGTGGATAAGCAGGTAATCTACGACGCCATGAAGCGCGATTTGAAAAAAGTAAAAGAGTTGTGGACGCAGGCGTAA